In Microcaecilia unicolor chromosome 1, aMicUni1.1, whole genome shotgun sequence, the following are encoded in one genomic region:
- the LRRC3B gene encoding leucine-rich repeat-containing protein 3B — MHLVDLWITRSLSMCLLLQSFVLMILCFHSASMCPKGCLCSHSGGLNVSCSNANLKEIPRDLPPETVLLYLDSNQITSIPNDIFKDLHQLKVLNLSKNGIEFIDEHSFKGVAETLQTLDLSDNQIQSVHKNAFNNLKARARIANNPWHCDCTLQQVLRSMASNHETASNVICKTSVLDEHAGRAFLTNANDADLCNLPKKTTDYAMLVTMFGWFTMVISYVVYYVRQNQEDARRHLEYLKSLPSRQKKPEEADDISTVV, encoded by the coding sequence ATGCATTTGGTAGACCTGTGGATAACACGTTCTCTCTCCATGTGTCTGCTCTTACAAAGCTTTGTCCTCATGATACTGTGCTTTCATTCTgccagcatgtgcccaaaaggCTGCCTTTGCTCTCATTCTGGAGGTTTAAATGTCAGCTGTAGTAATGCAAATCTTAAGGAAATTCCAAGAGACCTTCCCCCTGAAACAGTTCTACTTTACTTGGACTCCAATCAGATTACATCCATCCCGAATGACATTTTTAAAGACTTGCATCAACTGAAAGTCCTCAATCTGTCCAAAAATGGTATTGAATTTATAGATGAACATTCCTTCAAAGGGGTGGCGGAAACCTTACAGACGCTTGACTTGTCGGACAACCAGATCCAAAGCGTGCACAAAAATGCATTCAACAACTTAAAAGCTAGGGCCAGAATCGCAAACAACCCTTGGCACTGTGACTGTACTCTGCAGCAGGTTCTGAGGAGCATGGCTTCAAACCATGAAACAGCAAGTAATGTCATCTGTAAGACCTCGGTGTTAGATGAGCATGCTGGCAGAGCATTCCTTACGAATGCCAATGACGCTGACCTCTGCAATCTTCCCAAAAAGACTACCGATTATGCCATGCTGGTCACCATGTTTGGCTGGTTCACCATGGTGATATCCTATGTGGTATATTATGTCCGACAGAATCAAGAGGATGCAAGAAGACATCTCGAGTACTTGAAATCCCTGCCGAGCAGGCAAAAAAAACCAGAAGAAGCCGATGACATTAGCACTGTGGTTTAA